The nucleotide window CGGTTTCCCACGACAACATAATCCATAGCCCGGGACAAaggattacacacaaaaacttAAATATACAATTTGGGTTTTCGCCGAATTTCCTAGATTCAGAATTAGTAACCCAATATCAAGATTTagtgaataaataattataatgaaaGCATGCTGGCTAAAATGGCTTAGtgaacaaaaaagacaaaccagTTGTTGGAAGGCCGGCTGGTCGATGTCACTCTGCAGGGCGAAGTCACTGAGGACCTTCCATGGCGGCTGGTAGCTCTGCACCTCCACCGGGTTGGCCTGGATGCCGCCGTCGTGCCGCTCCGGACTGGCTGCCACCATCGGGGTGCCCGTCATGCCCTGGATGTTCTGCAAGAGGACACGTCGTGGTCAGCACCCAGCAGCTCAACACATGTTTCACTGAGGCTGTATACAGATGTTAGGGTGtggatgtcagtgtgtgtgcgcgcgcgcgtgtgttgGGACGAGAGGTTgtggtgttggtgtgtgtgtgtgtgtgtgtgtgtgtgtgtgtgtgtgtgtgtgtggggaggaggggttgtggtggtgtgtgtatatgttggAGGGGGTTCTGAAATGGATCCCCCCCCCAGTAATCAGCAGATCAATCaataaataagcaaacaaacaacaacataaataaacagaggagCAGATAAGATGCTTGTGAGTTTGGAGAATACTGATCTAACAGGCTTGACTATGTTTGTTTCACGCATCCTTCAGCGCACACTGTGGTTTGGACATTTACTTAGTAGGCGCATTGCTCTGAAAAATAACTTACTTTAATTTACTGCAGTTTAATTTCCGAAGTAGCTAATGAAACAGCAGGCATTTGCAATATTACGGACATGTCTTTGTTGaaataacatttgttttgtcataatacAGTCTGCTCGTTAGTTCTATAGGAACGGGTTGAAGGGGTTTCGCCTGGTCCGTCCTCTTACCGTCTTGTCgttgggctgctgctgctgcagctgcttcatcaGGATGGACCTCTTCTTGTCCTTGCAGCGCTTGTTCTGGAACCAGACCCGGATGACTCGCGGGCTGAGGCTGGTCATCTCCACCAACTGCTCCTTCATAAGGGCATCGGGCCTCGGGTTGGCGTTGTAGCAAGTCCGCAGCGTGTGAAGTTGCTTTTCATTTAACACCGTCCGGACCCGGGTGGTCTTCTCTGGCTGTTTGTGAACGTGAGGCCGCAGCGCAGGCTGTCGGGCCGAGATTGGTTCTGCTGTTGAGAAAGGACGGGAAAACAACCCAGGGAGAGAAAAATcaatctgtgtgtctgcagcgcGACAAGTCCGGATAAAGATGAGCAAGTACAGACGGAGAAAAAGGTCTCTGAGTTTCAAAAGTCTTTCCCAGCTGTTGTCATACAACTCTTGTGGAGTATGAATCTGTTTTACGCAAAGTAGACATAACAAACACAGCGCTCGTGATATTACAGTCTACTAAAGATCACAGCGGGTTTGCATACGaataagaaaaatgtacacTGCCTCTATACGCGACCATAAACTGGTTCATGGATTCAGGAGCTGCAGGCTTCGCTACATATTAGTTTTAAATGTGGGAGAACAACGCAGCACTGGTTGACTCATCTGATCCAGAGTCAAAACCTCCTTTACCAAGAAATCCTCCAACCCATCCCAGACATGCAGAGCCCTTCACAGCATCTCTCTCCCGGACCCGCAGCCACGCGTCGcactcctccagcagcagtgaTAACTCAGTGTATTTCTGACTATCTAATCTCCCGAGCCTGCTCGGACTGGACAGCGGTATGCAGAGAGGAGCACAGACGTACAAGATCAAACATCCATCTCCAGATACAGACAGCTACAGTCCAACAGAAAACCTccgttacagcagcaggagcactTCCTCTGTGACTGCATGAGATTTACATTAAAATAGAGATCCAACGTGGCCTATACACTTTGACATTCCTGGATAAAACTCAGTGGAACACTGACTAAGAGGGGCAGTTAATGTGAACATGAACCTTCACAGTCTGGTGTCGCATGGAGTCAGATAATCAGATAATCCGTGTATTTGTAAGGCGCAGGAGGACAACATCCAGACAGTAAAAGGCCTCATACCTCAGAAAGATAGAGAGCCACGGACACACGGACACGCAGCCAGCAGTATAATGATTGTCGGTGCCTGTCTCCCACTCCCCGGGACCTCACCTGCCATCTGCAGCGGTCTGGCGGGGTGCAGTGGACTGAGCGGGTCTCCAGGGCCCAGGCTCGCCCGCTCCACCACGTCGTGGTCCGCCCGACAGAAAAGCCCGTCCTCCCGCAGAGCGAACTCATCACCCGGGATGAGCTGCCGGCTACAGGCCACGCAGCGGAAACACTCGATGTGGTAGACCTTGGAGCGGGCCCTCATCACGAAGTCGTTCTTACTGAAGCCGATGTTGCATTTAGCGCATTTAATCCCGTATAACCtgcgatacacacacacacacggtctgaTCAGTTTCACTGCAGGCAGCTCAGTCTCTCtaataaaatctaattttcaaaTTTACAGCACGACAGCTATAATACGATCGATAATTTGGCtttcatatattaatattaatatgaataataattataataatacaattattataaataatcattaaaataaattgttataattataacaattataataattataacaattataataattacatattgtataatatataataataataacaacagccataacaataataatacaaaaatgttgGCCTTTTCAAAAAGCTATCTAATTATTGTTTATAATAATTGTAAGACGATCTCAAGTATGAaaggtaataataaaaaataacaactataataataataataactcttGATAATACAAATTCAAGTGAGCTTGTGACATTTTCCATCTACAGAAAAAGACAACCATCGCCGCTGTTCGAGTTGTAAGAATGACACAAAATCATTGACTAATTTAACAACTTTTATGATTTTTTACAGGTCCACCTGACACAAAGTGTTGCGAGCAGCACGCTGCAGACTGCTCGGAATCATTCATCAACAGTTATGAAGGCCTCATGTGCACCTGATGTAAACATTACACCACGAAATAGTGACCCTGGTAGAAAGGATGCACCATCTACGACAAGTTGTTGTAGCAGTAAAGCAGTAAATGAATATGGTCGTGGAAAACAGGACTCAGTGTGGACTTAGATCTTTCCGAATGTTCTCATTCTGATAGTCTATTGTAAAAGCTctcaaataataatcattatgaTCCCAGTATCCATGCAGCTCCAGTTCCCGCTGTGTAAGTGAAAGGGGTCGTCCCGTCCGCTCCCGGCCGTCCTACCTGATATAGTCCCGTTTACAGTAAGTCTTTCCGTCCCTGACGAAGCACGTGCAGGACTCGTCTAGGTACTGGCTGCATTCGGCACATTTGAGACAGGCGGCGTGCCACTCCAGGTCCGGAGAGACCCGCAGGATGTACTGGTCGTGGATCTGGTTCCCGCAGCCCACGCACAGAGACACCAGCCGCTTCTCTGGAAGAGTAGCAGGACACATAACACAATGTTCACAACTGAATGCTGAGCAAAGCACACTCAAATAATGCATGAAATTGtcttaaatgtattattattattattactattattattattatcattatttttgtattattccGCTAATAAAAGTCTATAGATAGTATCCTCTTACTTAAACCTTCTATAAAATTCagtattaaataataataccaGTGACTTTTAATAGGCCATGAAATGTGTTCTGTTTGCAGGCATCACCGCGCAAAAAAGTCAGCTCATCTAAAGTTGTGATAAATGAAGTTCCAGAATTGCATCCCAACACCGAGCAAGTTTCTTACTTTTCGGCGGATCCCCCATGTCTCCCATGTCCACAAAGTAAGGCGACGTTAGGTCCACTGTCACAGCGGGCTGCGGGGCGCCTGGAAGCCTGGATGTGTCCTCCGCTGCCGGGCTGCCGGGCCAGGGGCTGTGCTGTCCGGCTcggagagggagtgtgtgtatgtgtttgttgcCGGTGTGTGTGGAGCTCTGATCCTGACAAGCGGCGGGGCTGACGTATGACATCAGCACGTCATCTGCATGGGCAGCTGATTGGCTCTGCAGACCCTGACCagcacgcgcgcgcacacacacacaaactactggCACACTTATTATTGCATATCATTTATTGTCAggctttgctttgcttttttctGTCGTGTTAATTTTTCTTGCATTTGTTAATGTGCGGTTGGTACTGAGTAGGATCATGTTTACATGgtccataacacacacacgcacacacacacgcacacacacacacctctttttttaacttttaattagAACCGGACACAGTAGGAAATAGCCTATACACTGTTGAACGTAGATTTATGTGAAACAGTCCACATTTAAAGTCGTGAGACATTACATACAAATATTGCGCCTTGATAAACATTTCCAGAGCGTGACGGTTTAGTGAAATGATGTCTCGCCAGATCAAAACATCGTCTCCTCTCAATATTAACTTAGAGAAACACAAGAGTCAACATTGTAGTGAGCTCAGTGGTAACATATTTTTGAGAAAACCAACCAGAGTTGTATGAGGAAACTATCCATCCTGCAGAAGAGCAACGTGTAATCCTCAAACCTAACGAAAACTATCAGGAGAGTATGAGCATGACGCGCGGTTCTCAGCCAGGAGCAGATGATGGTGCGAGCCTTAAATCAGAGCGGTGACAGGCCAGGAGCCGCAGGAGCAGCCCGGACACACACCAACACGCCCTCTTGTGTTAGTAACCTACTAACGCCgttgcgcgcacacacacacgcgcgcacacacacacacacacacacacacacacacacacacacacacacacacacacacacacacacacacacacacacacaccagtacaaTAGAAAAACCCACGCCGAGAGCCGCATAAAAATAGGTCTTGACAAAAGCTCTGCCTAAAAATGAGAAAACCTTAAACTGCAGTGGgtccactgttgtttttttcaaacgtATATTGCAGTAATGAAACACGTTGATGCATGAATTAGGCTatcaaaaaaaacatgtttaaaatcacACTCCAAACTTCAACACTATTCACACCTCAGTAAAATATTTTGTAGTGGACACCGTTCACAGTGGAAGAACCAATGAACTGACCATCTGTTCTTACTGAAGATGACCTGTGTTCAGGTTTTCATGGCAAGCAATCATTTTGCATTCATTATGCAACTACTATTTAAAAAGTCTGATTTGTTCATACAGACTATTCCACGAGACACATTTTATACACTGTACAAATGTTCCATTGTGGGTGAAGGAGGCAGTGTGGCTTTGTGAGGCAGAAGGTAAGGGTGAGGAAGGTCAGGGTGGTGGATCAGCATGTA belongs to Hippoglossus stenolepis isolate QCI-W04-F060 chromosome 9, HSTE1.2, whole genome shotgun sequence and includes:
- the isl1a gene encoding insulin gene enhancer protein isl-1 isoform X2, coding for MSYVSPAACQDQSSTHTGNKHIHTLPLRAGQHSPWPGSPAAEDTSRLPGAPQPAVTVDLTSPYFVDMGDMGDPPKKKRLVSLCVGCGNQIHDQYILRVSPDLEWHAACLKCAECSQYLDESCTCFVRDGKTYCKRDYIRLYGIKCAKCNIGFSKNDFVMRARSKVYHIECFRCVACSRQLIPGDEFALREDGLFCRADHDVVERASLGPGDPLSPLHPARPLQMAEPISARQPALRPHVHKQPEKTTRVRTVLNEKQLHTLRTCYNANPRPDALMKEQLVEMTSLSPRVIRVWFQNKRCKDKKRSILMKQLQQQQPNDKTNIQGMTGTPMVAASPERHDGGIQANPVEVQSYQPPWKVLSDFALQSDIDQPAFQQLVSFSEGGPGSNSTGSEVASMSSQLPDTPNSMVSSPIEA
- the isl1a gene encoding insulin gene enhancer protein isl-1 isoform X1, which encodes MSYVSPAACQDQSSTHTGNKHIHTLPLRAGQHSPWPGSPAAEDTSRLPGAPQPAVTVDLTSPYFVDMGDMGDPPKKKRLVSLCVGCGNQIHDQYILRVSPDLEWHAACLKCAECSQYLDESCTCFVRDGKTYCKRDYIRLYGIKCAKCNIGFSKNDFVMRARSKVYHIECFRCVACSRQLIPGDEFALREDGLFCRADHDVVERASLGPGDPLSPLHPARPLQMAAEPISARQPALRPHVHKQPEKTTRVRTVLNEKQLHTLRTCYNANPRPDALMKEQLVEMTSLSPRVIRVWFQNKRCKDKKRSILMKQLQQQQPNDKTNIQGMTGTPMVAASPERHDGGIQANPVEVQSYQPPWKVLSDFALQSDIDQPAFQQLVSFSEGGPGSNSTGSEVASMSSQLPDTPNSMVSSPIEA